A single window of Gossypium hirsutum isolate 1008001.06 chromosome A10, Gossypium_hirsutum_v2.1, whole genome shotgun sequence DNA harbors:
- the LOC107925314 gene encoding heat stress transcription factor A-4a-like → MDDAQGSSSSLPPFLAKTYEMVDDPSTDSIVSWSASDKSFVVWNPPEFARDLLPRFFKHNNFSSFIRQLNTYGFRKIDPEQWEFANDDFIRGQPHLLKNIHRRKPVHSYSMQSHLGQGASSLTESERQNLRDEIERLKNEKELLALELKRHEQERQGFQLQMRLLRERLQDMERRQQIMMSSVARVLQKPGGAINLTPQLETNDRKRRLTRIAYLYDEAGIEDSQTGNSLIARENVDSTSLSNMEPFEQLESSMVFWENAVHDFGQTNIQHESNLELDESTSCVDTPAISCIQLNIDARLKSPGIDMNSEPAFVVVSEPITAREQTAGTTAPATTGVNDIFWEQFLTENPGSTDTQEVQSERKDSDASKNESKPGDHGKFWWNTKNVNNLAEQMGHLTPAERT, encoded by the exons ATGGATGATGCTCAGGGCAGCTCAAGTTCGCTCCCTCCTTTCCTTGCGAAGACGTATGAGATGGTGGATGATCCTTCCACAGATTCTATCGTGTCCTGGAGTGCAAGTGATAAGAGTTTCGTTGTATGGAATCCTCCTGAGTTTGCAAGAGATTTACTTCCAAGATTCTTCAAGCACAATAACTTTTCTAGCTTTATCAGACAGCTTAATACATAT GGTTTCAGGAAAATTGATCCAGAGCAGTGGGAATTTGcgaatgatgattttataagaGGTCAGCCTCATCTTCTGAAAAACATACATAGACGCAAACCGGTTCATAGTTATTCCATGCAGAGTCACTTAGGTCAAGGAGCATCTTCATTAACGGAATCAGAGAGACAGAATTTAAGAGATGAGATCGAGAGACTTAAGAATGAAAAAGAGTTGCTTGCTTTAGAGTTAAAGAGGCATGAACAGGAGCGTCAAGGATTTCAGTTGCAAATGCGGCTGTTGAGGGAGCGTTTACAAGATATGGAACGGCGGCAACAAATTATGATGTCTTCCGTGGCTCGTGTCTTGCAGAAACCAGGAGGTGCCATAAATCTGACCCCACAATTGGAGACGAACGACAGAAAGAGAAGGTTGACTAGAATTGCCTACTTATATGATGAAGCCGGGATTGAAGATAGTCAGACAGGCAATTCCCTAATTGCTAGAGAAAATGTAGATAGTACATCATTGTCTAATATGGAGCCATTTGAACAATTAGAGTCATCCATGGTGTTTTGGGAGAATGCGGTACACGATTTTGGTCAAACCAACATTCAACATGAGTCAAACCTTGAATTGGATGAATCAACAAGTTGTGTAGATACCCCAGCAATATCTTGCATACAGCTTAATATTGATGCTCGACTTAAATCCCCTGGGATTGACATGAACTCTGAGCCTGCTTTCGTTGTTGTTTCTGAGCCTATTACAGCAAGGGAACAAACTGCAGGAACTACTGCACCTGCAACAACTGGGGTTAATGATATATTTTGGGAACAATTTTTGACTGAAAATCCCGGTTCAACCGATACACAGGAAGTTCAGTCAGAAAGAAAAGATTCCGATGCTAGTAAGAACGAAAGCAAACCCGGTGATCATGGTAAATTTTGGTGGAATACGAAGAATGTAAATAACCTTGCAGAACAGATGGGGCATCTTACTCCTGCGGAGAGAACGTGA
- the LOC107925284 gene encoding U-box domain-containing protein 17 yields MASAAIFSSVRRRRSPSLEAFLVPVDLTQVALVQTLAALSSDLVSCFSDHVFFFQRRNSRSLVRRVEIFLVVLTYLRDSRSGSSSNLSPTAVLCFKELYLLLYRSKILLDYCSQSSKLWLLLQSHSISGHFHDLNQEISTLLDVFPIKDLNLSDDIKEQVELLQKQGRQCKLYVDKNDEVLRLKFFSFLDEFENGRIPNHVELRLFFVERLGIKDVESCRSEIEFLEEQIVNHEGDIEPAASVLNGFIAITRYCQFLLFGFEEDELRLCFENPKKPWKGLISQEMVHTFLTIPKDFCCPISLDLMKDPVIVSTGQTYDRSSIARWMEEGHCTCPKTGQMLDDTRIVPNRALRNLIVQWCIAHGVPYDPTETGDASAESFAVALPTKAAIEANRATAVLLIQQLANGSQGAQTVAAREIRLLAKTGKENRAFIAEAGAIPHLRKLLSSSNPVAQENAVTAMLNLSIYAKNKSRIMDEDGCLGSIVEVLRLGLTVEARQNAAATLFSLSAVHEYKKRIADQGGAVEALAELLRVGTPRGKKDAVTALFNLATHADTCSRMIEAGTVTALVGALGNEGVAEEVAGALALIVRQPIGAEAVGKEETAVSGLIAMMQCRTLRGKENAVAALLEFCRTGGATATRRVLKAPAMASLLQTLLFTGTKRARRKAASLARVFQKCENAASRFGGSGVGYPFASNSTTNDVSVVPMSISVL; encoded by the coding sequence atggcatcagCAGCTATATTCTCTTCTGTAAGGAGGAGAAGGTCGCCGTCTCTAGAGGCTTTCTTGGTTCCTGTTGACTTAACACAAGTGGCTCTTGTCCAAACCTTGGCCGCCTTGTCGTCCGATCTTGTTTCTTGCTTTTCCGACCATGTTTTCTTCTTTCAACGGAGGAATTCTCGGTCTTTGGTCCGAAGGGTGGAAATTTTCCTTGTGGTTTTGACGTATTTGAGGGATTCAAGGTCTGGTTCCTCGTCGAACTTGTCTCCAACAGCCGTATTGTGCTTCAAGGAACTCTATTTGTTGCTGTATAGGTCCAAGATACTACTTGATTATTGCTCTCAATCCAGTAAGTTATGGCTTTTGCTTCAAAGCCATTCAATTTCAGGCCATTTCCATGATTTGAATCAAGAAATTTCTACCCTTTTGGATGTTTTCCCTataaaagatttgaatttgagtgATGATATTAAGGAACAAGTAGAGCTTTTGCAGAAACAAGGTAGACAATGCAAATTGTATGTTGATAAAAATGATGAGGTTTTAAGGCTtaaattcttttcatttcttgATGAATTTGAGAATGGGAGGATACCAAATCATGTGGAATTGAGGTTGTTTTTTGTGGAGAGACTGGGGATTAAAGATGTTGAAAGTTGTAGGTCTGAAATTGAGTTTTTGGAAGAACAGATTGTTAATCATGAAGGAGATATCGAACCTGCGGCTTCTGTGCTTAATGGATTCATTGCGATTACTAGATATTGTCAGTTTTTGCTATTCGGTTTCGAGGAAGATGAGTTGCGGTTGTGTTTCGAGAATCCGAAGAAACCATGGAAAGGGTTGATTAGTCAGGAGATGGTGCATACGTTTTTGACTATCCCTAAGGACTTTTGTTGTCCTATATCGTTGGATTTGATGAAAGATCCCGTGATAGTTTCAACGGGGCAGACATATGATCGGAGTTCGATAGCTCGGTGGATGGAGGAAGGGCATTGTACTTGTCCAAAGACGGGGCAAATGCTTGATGATACTCGCATTGTTCCTAATCGAGCTTTGAGGAATTTGATCGTGCAGTGGTGTATTGCTCATGGTGTTCCGTATGATCCTACTGAGACCGGTGATGCATCTGCAGAGTCTTTTGCTGTGGCTTTGCCGACCAAAGCAGCGATTGAGGCCAATAGAGCAACAGCAGTGCTTCTTATTCAACAACTAGCAAATGGATCTCAAGGAGCTCAGACAGTAGCTGCTCGTGAAATTCGTTTGCTGGCTAAAACGGGGAAGGAAAACCGTGCTTTTATTGCGGAGGCTGGGGCGATACCGCACTTACGGAAGTTGCTGTCATCCTCAAACCCCGTTGCTCAAGAGAATGCTGTTACTGCAATGCTGAACTTATCTATTTATGCTAAGAACAAAAGTCGAATTATGGACGAGGATGGTTGTCTAGGATCGATTGTTGAAGTCTTGAGACTCGGGCTCACAGTGGAGGCTAGGCAAAATGCTGCAGCAACATTGTTTAGCCTCTCCGCAGTTCACGAGTATAAGAAGAGGATAGCTGATCAGGGAGGAGCTGTTGAAGCCTTGGCAGAGTTGTTGAGAGTAGGGACACCTAGAGGGAAGAAGGATGCCGTGACCGCTTTGTTTAACCTAGCGACTCACGCAGACACTTGTTCGAGAATGATAGAGGCCGGAACTGTTACAGCCCTCGTAGGAGCTTTAGGAAACGAAGGGGTGGCGGAGGAAGTAGCAGGTGCATTAGCCTTAATTGTCAGGCAGCCAATCGGGGCCGAAGCTGTAGGGAAGGAAGAAACAGCAGTCTCAGGACTAATAGCAATGATGCAATGCAGAACACTAAGAGGGAAAGAGAATGCTGTTGCAGCATTGCTCGAGTTTTGCCGCACCGGTGGAGCTACCGCAACCAGAAGAGTGCTCAAGGCCCCTGCAATGGCTAGTTTACTCCAGACACTATTGTTTACCGGTACAAAACGAGCAAGAAGAAAGGCCGCATCACTTGCTAGAGTGTTTCAGAAGTGCGAGAATGCCGCTTCACGTTTCGGAGGATCGGGTGTTGGATATCCATTCGCAAGCAACTCAACTACGAACGACGTGTCGGTGGTACCCATGTCCATTTCAGTGTTGTAA